One window from the genome of Periophthalmus magnuspinnatus isolate fPerMag1 chromosome 18, fPerMag1.2.pri, whole genome shotgun sequence encodes:
- the LOC117386113 gene encoding protein Dok-7-like produces MTDSVVVEGYARLRDGKKWKSRWIVLRKPSPVADCLVLLVYKDKAERSQGVRERVSVTLEDICGVETGQCYEGAAFTLTLLCLNQCALLGFDSRDVLLGWDARLRYSLGEVHRFCVVVLPGTKLETGPATLHLCNNLLALARDVPPVIIGHWNLPDLRRYGPVPNGFVFEGGTRCGYWAGVFLLASGESEQISFLFDCVVHGVSPTRGPFGLKPVLPDLSLNETSSEEKLNHETQELEKRLSLLSQRSSTISSTYCPSAGDDRSISGSSDTSDTSQSDCSVSSRLVIWNDPPTAEHSVQLGSKCAPHSTERVCVSPGGSRPPGGSRPPAKAPRQLQDIGRQSSSDSGIATASHSSYTGSFSSYTGSLDIHSDDCVVTLPPHLTQDLSPCSCPAAPGHEYHTPTSVRYLYDTPRSLLQDGPSSQEASELSQDGTDTSGPSSHTGPSSHSGPSGHTGPSEPETQTETQNTAAEEQTELTGSRTVTEQTEQSQKHTVAPSSDSLHPDTCHICSSVTPAYKTIITICSSCGGYKVSPCIPPGGTSSHPDPGDEYVDKSLFGRIREVALAASATTQTCGLSITDSRVKNSQDSQMPPKRGRDKLVSLLADLFGYSRNVARVNSYESMSPVFGLRLKPRGARAFGVYENCVRCEVERCPPAPRPRPPVIRPNGTAPSKPSAAATKKNQETVGVNEHRGSTEEVMGSTPSSEEKRSVKDERRRADYEVMDIRAMDKSSEGEEKSRYELMGSCGHQRLFQETEGSVFIFPPEAAVVDRLRSEAVTYVNIPVSPTSKKQLNYMELELQEMGPRGTGPHLPTQKKCSTKYAQIDITATETAHKVGTQHALGRQEGLHTLDLRRKATPH; encoded by the exons ATGACGGATTCTGTGGTCGTGGAGGGATACGCCAGACTCAGGGACGGGAAAAAG TGGAAATCGAGGTGGATCGTGCTGCGTAAACCGTCGCCTGTCGCAG ATTGTCTTGTGCTGCTGGTTTATAAAGACAAAGCGGAGCGTTCCCAGGGGGTCAGAGAGAGGGTCAGTGTGACCCTAGAGGACATCTGCGGCGTCGAGACGGGTCAGTGCTACGAGGGCGCGGCCTTCACTCTGaccctgctctgtctgaaccaGTGCGCCCTGCTGGGCTTCGACTCCAGGGACGTCCTGCTCGGCTGGGACGCCCGGCTCAGATACAGCCTGGGAGAAG TCCACAGGTTCTGTGTGGTCGTTTTACCCGGGACCAAGTTGGAGACGGGACCTGCCACTCTCCACCTGTGTAACAACCTGCTGGCCCTGGCTCGGGACGTCCCGCCTGTCATCATCGGACACTGGAACCTCCCCGACCTGCGGCGCTACGGACCGGTGCCCAACGGATTCGTGTTTGAAGGAGGCACCAGATGTGGATACT GGGCTGGAGTTTTTCTTCTCGCGTCCGGAGAAAGTGAACAGATCAGTTTCCTGTTTGACTGTGTCGTCCACGGCGTCTCTCCCACCAGAGGACCGTTTGGACTCAAGCCAGTGCTGCCAG ATCTGAGCCTGAATGAAACGAGCTCTGAGGAGAAGCTGAACCATGAGACACAGGAGCTGGAGAAGCGTCTGAGCCTCCTGTCCCAGAGGAGCAGCACAA TCTCGTCCACATACTGCCCGTCGGCTGGAGATGACCGCAGTATCTCTGGATCGTCTGACACCTCAGACACCAGTCAGTCTGACTGCAGCGTGAGCAGTCGACTGGTCATTTGGAACGACCCGCCGACCGCAGAACACTCTGTCCAGCTCGGCTCCAAATGTGCCCCTCACAGCACAGAGAGGGTGTGTGTGAGCCCTGGGGGGTCACGGCCTCCTGGGGGGTCCCGGCCCCCAGCCAAGGCCCCGCGACAGCTGCAGGACATCGGCCGCCAGAGCTCGTCCGACAGCGGCATCGCCACCGCGAGCCACTCCTCCTACACCGGCAGCTTCTCCTCCTACACGGGCAGTCTGGACATCCACTCGGACGACTGTGTGGTCACTCTGCCTCCGCATTTAACCCAGGACCTGAGCCCCTGCAGCTGCCCCGCTGCCCCGGGACACGAGTACCACACCCCCACCTCCGTCAGGTACCTCTACGACACGCCCCGAAGTCTGCTGCAGGACGGGCCCTCGAGTCAGGAGGCCTCAGAGCTGAGCCAGGACGGGACAGACACCAGCGGGCCCTCGAGTCACACTGGGCCCTCGAGTCACAGCGGGCCCTCGGGTCACACTGGGCCCTCTGAGCCTGAGACACAGACTGAGACACAGAACACagctgcagaggagcagactgagCTCACTGGGAGCCGGACAGTGACTGAACAaacagagcagagtcagaaacACACAGTGGCGCCCTCTAGTGACAGTCTCCACCCAGACACCTGCCACATCTGCAGCTCCGTCACACCCGCCTACAAAACCATCATCACAATCTGCTCATCGTGCGGCGGGTACAAG GTGTCTCCGTGCAttcctcctggtgggacgtCCTCACATCCAGACCCGG GAGACGAGTACGTTGACAAATCCCTGTTCGGAAGGATCAGGGAAGTCGCTTTGGCGGCGAGCGCAACGACGCAGACATGTGGACTGAGCATCACCGATTCGAGGGTAAAAAACTCCCAAGATTCCCAGATGCCAccaaagagaggaagagacaagcTGGTCAGTCTGCTCGCGGATCTGTTCGGCTACTCCCGGAACGTCGCTAGAGTCAACTCCTACGAATCCATGAGCCCCGTTTTCGGCCTGAGACTCAAACCCAGAGGCGCTCGTGCGTTTGGCGTTTACGAAAACTGCGTCCGGTGTGAAGTCGAGCGGTGCCCCCCTGCTCCTCGACCCCGCCCACCCGTCATACGCCCAAACGGGACCGCCCCGTCGAAGCCATCTGCGGCGGCGACGAAGAAGAACCAAGAGACGGTGGGTGTTAATGAGCACCGCGGGTCGACAGAGGAGGTCATGGGGTCGACTCCGAGCTCTGAAG AAAAGCGGTCTGTTAAAGACGAGCGGCGTCGAGCGGATTATGAGGTCATGGACATACGAGCGATGGACAAGAGCTCAGAG GGAGAAGAGAAAAGCAGGTACGAGTTAatgggcagctgtggccatcAGAGGCTTTTCCAGGAGACAGAAG GCAGCGTCTTCATCTTCCCCCCTGAAGCCGCAGTCGTCGACAGACTCCGCAGCGAAGCAGTGACGTACGTGAACATCCCCGTCAGTCCCACGTCCAAGAAGCAGCTCAACTACATGGAGCTGGAGCTGCAGGAGATGGGCCCCCGAGGGACCGGCCCACACCTGCCCACTCAGA aAAAGTGCTCCACTAAATACGCTCAGATCGACATCACCGCCACAGAAACGGCGCACAAAGTGGGCACCCAGCATGCACTGGGGCGGCAGGAGGGGctgcacactctggacctgagACGAAAGGCTACACCTCACTGA